The genomic stretch TTCCTCCTGCCCATATAGCTCGTTGATGAAGCTGATGCGGGTCATGGCAAAATGTGCGCGCTGCTCCAGCGGCATCTCGCGCAAGCGCTGATAGAACGCTTGCGGGCCGAGGAAAAAGCCGCCATGCAGTATTGCGCCCTGCTCGTCCGCCGGGCGTCGTAGCAACCCTGCTTCGGCCAGCACCAGCAGGCCATTGACGAACATCTCGCTGCAGCCGTACAGGCCTTGGGCAAACGTCCCTAGCCCCCCTTCGCGTTCGATCAGCGCATGCCAGGGGCCAACATCCAGCTCATCAAGCACGGCTCGGTAGCCTGCGTTGTCACCTTGGCGAGCCAGCAACGCGGCGGCAACTGCATCACCCATGGCCCCGATGCCGATCTGCAGGGTGCCGCCATCGCGCACCAACGTGCTGGCGTGCAAGCCAATGCAGTGGTCCTGGATGCCGACCGGCATGTTCGGCGTAGAGAACAGCCGTCGCTGCTCCGCTTCATCAATCAGCAGGTCGAATGCCTCCATGCTCAGTTCCGAATCGCCTGGCATATAGGGCAGTTCGGCATGCACCTGGCCCAGCATGAGGATGGTTTCGCCAGCCGCGCGCCGCTTGGCAATCATCGGCAGCAGGTCGAGGGTGATGTCTGGGTTGCAGGCCAGGCTCAGGTGCACGGGCTTTTCAGGGGTGGCGGCGACCAACTGGGCGATCAGGTTCAGGCCCTTGGCGTTGATATCGCGTGCGGCGTGGCTGTAGTTGCTGCTGACGTAGTCCTGCTGCGCCGATTCGCTGTGCAGCAGGCTACCGGGCTGCATGAAGAACTGTTCGACACGGATGTTGGGCGGCAGGCTGTCGTTGCGCAGGTCTGCGAGGTAGCTGAGCTCTTCGTAGTCCGCGAACACTCGCTCGACGAAGGGTTCGAGAAAGCGCCGCTGCAGGCCATCGCCCAGTGGCGGGCGGCCGAGGGAAAGTGCGGTATAGATGGTCAGGCGCCGTTCGGGCAGCTCGCGTACGCGGGCGTAAAGCGCGTTGACGAAGGCGTTGGGTTTCCCCAGACCCAAAGGCAGGCCCATATGGATATGGGTTGGCAGCCGGGACAAGACCTGCTCGACAGCCTGGTCGATGGAGCAGAGGTGCATCTGGGCCTCCTGAAACATCCACGGGTTCAGGGGTTGGACATAGGGCTGAAGTAATTGGTTGCCTGTACCGGCCCTTTCGCGGGCAAGCCCGCTCCCACAGGATTAACACAACCTTCAGGTCCTGCGGAGTACCTTTGGGAGCGGGCGTGCCCGCGAAGAGGCCGAGACAACAAAAAACAAAGCCCGCCATTAACGGCGGGCCTCATGCAATTCAGCTGTAAATCACAGCCCGGACATTTTCTTGATCGCCCCTTTCAGGTCTTCATCCGTACAGTCTGCACAGGTGCCCTTTGGCGGCATGGCGTTGATGCCGGTAATGGCCTTGGCCAGGATGCCATCCAGGCCGCCCTGGTGGTCGGCGCGTTCTTTCCACGCGGCGGTGTCACCAATTTTAGGCGCGCCGAGCAACCCGCTGCCATGGCAGGCATTGCAGTGCTTGGCGATGATTTCATCCGGCGTCTTGGCTCCCCCGCCACCCGCTGCAGCGGCCACTTCCATGCCTTTGCACTCTTGGCCCTGGACGCACACCTGGCCAACCGGTTCCAGGCGTTTGGCGATGTCGTCATTGGTCGCAGCGGTTGCGCTCATTGCCCAGAGGGCGAATACGGCTGCTGGTACGGCCAGCATCTTCTTGATTTGATTCACGCGAACACCCTCATGGTGGCTAATCACGCTCGCGGCCACGGATCGGCGAGCGTTGAAAAGTATAGCGGGAACCCAGAGGCCGTGAAACGACCCCACACAGGAAAGGGGTATTGCCGACTCAATGCACTGCGCTGGATCAAAAGTTTGAAGGCGTCGCCGCACTGATCAGCCGCGCCGGCTGGTCGAACGGGTTGCGAAAGCGGTGCGGGCGGGTGCTTTCGAAGTAGTAGCTGTCGCCCTCTTCGAGAACGAAAATCTCGTTGCCGACCACCAGTTCCAGGCGGCCTTCAAGCAGGATACCGGTCTCCTCGCCGTCGTGGGTAAGCATCTCGGCACCGGTGTCCGCGCCTGGCGGGTACACCTCGGTCAGAAAAGCGATTGCGCGGTTGGGGTGCGACTTACCAACCAGCTTCATGGTTACCGCTCCATCCGAGATATCGATCAGCTCGTGGGCCTTGTAGACGATCTGAGTGGGGCTTTCGGGCTCCAGCTCGACCGAAAAGAACTCGACCATGGACATGGGGATGCCGCTCAGCACTTTGCGCAGCGAGCTGATAGAGGGGCTTACGCTGTTCTTCTCGATCATCGAGATGGTGCTGTTGGTCACGCCAGCACGCTTGGCGAGTTCGCGCTGGGACAGGCCCTTGAGCTTGCGGATGGCTTGCAGTCGTTCGCCGACGTCCAAAGCTGGAGCCTCCTGGAACAGTGGGAAGGGGGTGGATGTGAACGATATCATGGCAATGCCGTTCAGTATTTACAACACACCGCCCCCAACCTGTCCGCTTCAGCGTGTCATTCGCCGATGTAGTCCCGTGGTACTCGCTTCAGGTTGCAGAAGATCTGGTACGGAATGGTGCCCGCATGCGCGGCCACCTCACTGGCCAGCACCTGCTTGCCCCATAGTTCTACCGGGCTGCCGACAGCGGCTTCCGGTACGTCGGTGAGGTCGATGCTGAGCATGTCCATCGACACCCGGCCGATCAGCTGGGTGCGATTGCCGGCCACCAGCACCGGAGTGCCGTTGGGCGCCTGGCGCGGGTAGCCATCGGCATAGCCCATGGCAACCACACCCACGCGGGTCGGCCGAGGGCTGACGAACTTGGCACCATAGCCCACCGGCTCGCCGGCAGGCAGCTCACGCACGCTGATCACCCGCGATTGCAGGGTCATCACCGGTTGCAGGCGTGCGGCCTCGGCCTGCGCCACTTCGAACGGCGTGGCGCCGTACAGCATCAGGCCTGGGCGCACCCAGTCGCTGGGCGCTTGCGGCCAGCCCAGCACGCCGGGCGAGTTACGCAGGCTGCATTCGGCGGCTAGGCCCTGTCGGGCAGCTTCGAACACGGCGATCTGCTGGGAGGTGGCGTCAGCGTCCAGTTCGTCGGCGCGAGCGAAGTGGCTCATCAACACGATGCGCGAAACCTTGCCACTGGCCAACAGTCGCTGGTAGGCGTCGTGGTAGTCCTTGGGGTGCAGGCCAACGCGGTGCATGCCACTGTCCAGCTTCAGCCAGACGGTGAGCGGCTTGTGCAGCGGGGTTTTCTCGATGGCTTCCAGCTGCCACAGCGAGTGCACCACGCACCACAGGTCGTGCTCGGCGATCAGCGCCAGTTCGCTGGCTTCGAAAAAACCTTCCAGCAGCAGCACCGGGGCTTTGATACCGGCAGCGCGCAGCTCCAGCGCCTCTTCGATGCAGGCCACGGCAAAGCCGTCGGCTTCGGCCTCCAGGGCCAGGGCGCAGCGCACGGCGCCGTGGCCATAGGCGTCGGCCTTGATCACGGCGAGGGCTTTGGCACCCGTCAGTTCACGGGCCAGACGGTAGTTGTGGCGCAGGGCCTGGAGGTCGATCAGGGCGCGGGCGGGACGCATGGCGGCTGCCTTATGGTGTTCGGGTTGAAATCGGTGGTGGATTCTTCGCGGGCTTGCCCGCTGCCACAAGTAGTGCACAGCGTTCAAAAGCTGTGGTGTTTCTGTGGGAGCGGGCAAGCCCGCGAATGGGCCGGCACAGGCTGTTACTGCTGGTGAGCCGGCGCGCTTTGCCCGTGCTTGGCCACTTCCCGGCTATTGCCATAACGGGAAATATCCAGGCCTTCGGCACTGATCTGCGGCTTCTTGCGCGCAATCAGGTCGGCCAGCAAGCGACCGGAACCGCACGCCATGGTCCAGCCCAAGGTACCGTGACCGGTGTTCAGGAACAGGTTGCGGAACGCCGTGGCACCCACGATCGGCGTACCGTCCGGGGTCGCCGGGCGCAAGCCGGTCCAGAAGCTGGCCTGGCTCAGGTCACCGCCGCGAGGATAAAGGTCGTTGACGATCATCTCCAGCGTTTCGCGCCGGCGCGGGTTCAGCGACAGGTCAAAACCGGCGATTTCAGCCATGCCCCCAACGCGGATGCGGTTGTCGAAACGGGTGATGGCAACCTTGTAGGTCTCGTCGAGAATGGTCGAAGTCGGGGCCATGTCGCTGTTGGTGATCGGCACGGTCAGCGAATAACCTTTCAGCGGGTACACCGGGGCCTTGATGCCCAGCGGCTTGAGCATCTGTGGCGAGTAGCTGCCCAGCGCCAGCACATAGCGGTCTGCCGTCTCCAGCTTGCCGTCGATCCATACGCCATTGATGCGGTCACCGGCGAAGTCCAGGCGCTGGATATCCTGGCCGAAGCGGAACTCCACGCCCAGCTTCAACGCCATGTCGGCGAGCTTGGTGGTGAACAGCTGACAGTCGCCAGTCTGGTCGTTCGGCAAACGCAGGGCGCCGGCCAGGATATCTTTCACGCCGGCCAGGGCGGGTTCGACGCGGGCAATGCCGTCGCGATCGAGCAGCTCGTAGGGCACACCGGACTGTTCGAGTACGGCAATATCCTTGGCCGCCGCATCGACCTGGGCCTGGGTGCGGAACAGCTGGGTGGTGCCCAGGCTGCGGTTTTCGTAGTTGATGCCGGTTTCGGCGCGCAGCTCGTCGAGGCAGTCACGGCTGTACTCGGACAGGCGCACCATACGCTCCTTGTTCACCGCGTAACGGCTGGCGGTGCAGTTGCGCAGCATCTGTGCCATCCACAGGTACTGATCGACGTCGCCCGTGAGCTTGATGGCCAAGGGGGCGTGACGCTCCAGCAGCCATTTGATGGCTTTGAGCGGTACACCTGGGGCAGCCCAGGGCGAGGCATAGCCGGGCGAGATCTGGCCGGCGTTGGCAAAGCTGGTTTCCATGGCCACCGCCGGCTGGCGGTCGACCACCGTGACTTCGAAACCTTGCCGGGCCAGGTAGTAGGCACTGGCGGTTCCGATTACACCGCTACCAAGTACCAGAACTCGCATCGTTTTATCCCTCACACGCGGCGCGCCGCACACTTTTATTGAAATGGCATGAATGAGCGCAGTATAGGAATTTGAGACCAGTGCAATTCACTATATAAAAGCCTATTATTGGCGAGAATTCTCGGCAAAAACGCCTTTCACGGAGGGGCATCCCCTATGAGAACCCAGCACCAGACCAAGCGTGAACTGGACAAGATCGACCGTAACATCCTGCGTATCCTGCAGAATGACGGGCGTATTTCCTTCACCGAACTGGGCGAGAAAGTTGGGCTGTCCACCACCCCTTGCACCGAGCGGGTTCGCCGCCTGGAGCGCGAGGGCATCATCATGGGCTACAACGCCCGCCTGAACCCGCAGCACCTCAAGGGCAGCCTGCTGGTGTTCGTGGAAATCAGCCTGGACTACAAGTCGGGCGACACCTTCGAGGAGTTCCGCCGCGCGGTCTTGAAGCTGCCCCACGTGCTGGAATGCCACCTGGTGTCGGGCGACTTCGACTACCTGGTAAAAGCGCGTATTTCGGAAATGGCTTCGTACCGCAAGCTGCTCGGGGACATCCTGCTGAAACTGCCGCACGTGCGCGAATCGAAGAGCTACATCGTGATGGAAGAGGTGAAGGAAAGCCTCTGCCTGCCGATCCCGGACTGAGGCTAGACCAGCACCTGGCGGGTGGTGGCAATGAATTGGTGGACCAACTGTTCAGCGGCAGGGTCGATCATCGGTTCAGGGCCACGACCACGCGGGCAGGCCATGCGCGGGGTGGTACCGAACAGCCGGCATATCATCGGCCGCTCTTCATACACCGTGCAGCCGTTGGGGCCCAAGTGCACGCAGTCCAGGCGCTCCAGAGCAGCGTCCTGCTCCGCCTGGGACTTGCGCGGCAGGCGGGCCATTTCCTCCGCCGAGGTGGTGACCGGGCCGCAGCAGTCATGGCAGCCGGGCTCGCACTCGAATGAAGGGATGAGTTCGCGCAGGAAGTGGATCTTGTGGCGGTTACAGGACATGACGGGATACAAGCTGACAAAAGTGATTGGATTATAGGCTTATTCGCGGCTCCACCCGCGAACGAGGATGCAGCCCTCGCTGGTTGCCCGGCCGCGATGGCAAAGCTTATCCTCGTCCCCCCTCCAATTTTCAGGGCCGCCCCGATGATCCACAGCGCGCAGCACGCCGCCTCCTATTACGCCGCCAGCAGCGCGCCACACCCTGACCACGCCTTCCTGCAAGGCGAACACAACGCCGACGTGTGCATCATCGGCGGCGGTTACTCGGGCCTGAACACCGCCATCGAGCTGGCCGAGCGTGGTTTCTCGGTCATCCTGCTGGAAGCGCGCAAACTTGGCTGGGGCGCCAGTGGGCGCAATGGCGGGCAACTGATCCGTGGGGTCGGCCACGGCCTGGAGCAGTTTCTCCCGGTCATCGGCGAGGAAGGCGTGCGCACCCTGAAGCTGATGGGCCTGGAGGCCGTACAGATCGTGCGCGAGCGGGTGGAAAAGCATGCCATCGCCTGCGACCTGGCCTGGGGCTACTGCGACCTGGCCAACAAACCCGCCGAGCTGCTGGGCTTTGCCGAAGACGCAGAGGAACTGCGCAGCCTGGGCTATGCGCATGAGCTGCGGCTGGTCGGCAAGGACGATATCCACAGCGTGGTCGGCGCCGATTGCTATGTGGGCGGGCTGATCGACATGGGCTCTGGGCACTTGCACCCGCTCAACCTGGCGCTGGGTGAAGCGGCCGTGGCCAGCCGTCTGGGCGTGAAGCTGTTCGAGCAGTCCGAGGTTACCCGCATAGACTATGGCCCTGAAGTGCAGGTACATACCGCACAAGGCCGAGTACGCGCCAAGACCCTGGTACTGTGCTGCAACGCCTACCACAACGACCTCAACCGCGAACTGGGCGGCAAGGTGCTGCCGGCCGGTAGCTACATCATTGCCACCGAGCCGCTGGGCGAAGAACGCGCACGCGCATTGCTGCCGCAGAACATGGCGGTGTGTGACCAGCGCGTGGCGCTGGACTACTACCGCCTGTCCGCCGATCATCGCCTGCTGTTTGGCGGTGCCTGCCACTATTCAGGCCGCGACCCGAAGGACATCGCCGCCTACATGCAGCCGAAGATGCTCAAGGTGTTCCCGCAGCTTGCCGACGTGCGCATCGACTACCAGTGGGGCGGCATGATCGGCATTGGTGCCAACCGCCTGCCACAGGTTGGCCGCCTGGCCAGCCAGCCGAACGTGTATTACGCCCAGGCCTACTCTGGCCATGGGCTCAACGCCACCCACCTGGCCGCGCGCCTGCTGGGTGAAGCCATCAGTGGCCAGGAAAGCGGGCGCTTCGACCTTTTCAACAAGGTGCCTCACATCACCTTCCCTGGCGGCAAGCACCTGCGCTCGCCACTGCTGGCATTGGGGATGCTGTGGCATCGTCTGAAAGAGCTGGCCTGAAAGTCCCCATCCTTGTGGCAGCAACTGTCTTGCTTAAAATCTAAAAGCTGACTAGCCCCCTGAGGGAGCGGGCGTGCCCGCGAACACGGGCGAAGCCCGTGCCATCCTCCGCGACGCCTGCTTCGCGGGCATGCCCGCTCCCACAGGGTCGGTGCAAGTTTCAAGTCTGGGGCACAACAGGCCCTCCAGCGACCACCCTGTCAGTCCTTCCAGAAGGCTTTCCGCCCTTCGATCCGGGCCTGCTCCGAGCTCAGCCCGACATCGCGCAGCTCGTCATCGGTCAGCTGCAGCAACGCCCTGCGGGTATGCCAGCGATGCAGCATCAGCCCCCAACGCCCCAAACCCTCCGGCGCGTTGAACACCTTGGCCTGCTGCCCGGCTTCCAGCTCCTTGGCCAACAGTTGCAAGCGCACATCGCTCATGCCACCCATCACCGCATCCTCCCGTTCAGTTGTTACCGTGGAGAAAGCATGCGCGTCGGCACCGTCAGCAATACAGATCCAATACAGCCTTATTATTCCCATACAGAATTGGCCGACGGCCGACTGAATGCTGTATTTTCGGGCCAACTGTACCGGTCGCTATGCCAATGCAGCGCAGGAGTATGCCGTGACCCTCTACCTGAATCTCGCCGAAATACTCGGCGCCCGCATCGAGCAGGGCCTCTATCGCCCCGGCCAGCGCCTGCCGTCTGTGCGCGCACTGAGTGAGGAACACGGGGTCAGCCTGAGCACCGTGCAGCAGGCCTATCGCATGCTCGAAGACAGCGGCATGGTCTCGCCACGGCCCAAGTCCGGCTACTTTGTCAGCGACCACCGTCACCTGCCGGCCCTGCCTGCGGTCAGCCGCCCGGCCCAGCGCCCGGTGGACATCTCGCAGTGGGAACAGGTACTGGAACTGGTGCGCAGCACGCCGCGCCAGGATGTGGTGCAACTCGGCCGCGGCATGCCCGACATCGACAGCCCTACCCTGAAGCCGCTGCTGCGCAGCCTCGCCCAGTTGAGCCGGCGCCAGGACATGCCTGGCCTGTACTACGACAACATCCACGGCCACCTGGCCCTGCGCGAACAGGTGGCCCGGCTGATGCTCGACTCCGGCTGCCGACTGGGGCCGGCCGACCTGGTGATCACAACCGGCTGCCATGAGGCGCTGTCTTGCAGCATCCGCGCGGTCTGCGAGCCAGGCGACATCGTCGCGGTCGACTCGCCCAGCTTCCACGGCGCCATGCAAACCCTCAAGGGCTTGGGCATGAAAGCGCTGGAAATCCCCACCGACCCGGTCACCGGCATCAGCCTGGAAGCGCTTGAGCTGGCCCTGGAGCAGTGGCCGATCAAACTCATCCAGATCACCCCAAGCTGCAACAACCCGCTGGGCTACATCATGCCCGAGGCACGCAAGAAGGCCCTGCTGAGCCTGGCCCAACGCTATGACGTGGCGATACTGGAAGATGATGTGTACGGCGACCTGGCGTATACCTACCCACGCCCACGCACCCTCAAATCGTTCGACGACGATGGCCGCGTGCTGCTCTGTAGTTCGTTCTCCAAAACCCTCGCACCCGGCCTGCGGATCGGCTGGGTGGCGCCCGGGCGCTATCTGGAACGAGTACTGCACATGAAGTACATCAGCACCGGGAGTACGGCCAGCCAGCCTCAGCTGGCCATCGCTGACTTCATCGCCGGAGGGTACTACCAGCCCCATGTGCGGCGCATGCGCAGCCAGTACCAGCGTGGCCGCGACCTGATGAGCGACTGGGTGACCCGCTATTTCCCGGCGGGCACCCGGGTCAGCCGGCCCCAGGGGGGCTTCATGCTGTGGGTGGAGCTACCCGAACATCTCGATACGCTTAGGCTGAACCGCGCTTTACTGGAACAGGGCGTGCAGGTTGCCGTGGGCAGCATCTTTTCGGCCTCGGGCAAGTTCCGCCACTGCCTGCGCATGAACTTCGCCGCCAGGCCAACGCCGCAAATCGAAGCCTCCGTACGCAAGGTAGGTGAAGCCGCCCTTCGTCTACTGGATGAAGAAAGCGCCGACGCGTAACTTTGCGCCGCCCGTCACGGTCAAACCCCTAAAGCCCTTGCTGCACAGGACGGTCCTACCCTTGAGACTCCAGCGAGCCTTGCCTCTGCTGCTGGTGCTGTTGCTCGGCCTTGCCGGCTGCACAAGCATCAGTGCGCCCCGCGAAACCAGTCAGGCGCTGCCTGCCAACGACTCGGCCTTTGGCCGCTCGGTATTGCGCCAGGCCGCGCCCTATGGCGGCCGCTCGGGCTTCCGCCTGCTGCCCAACAGCAACGAGGCATTTCGCGCCCGCGCCGAACTGATCCGCAACGCTCAGGCGAGTATCGACCTGCAGTACTACATCGTCCACGATGGCCTCAGCACCCGCGCCCTAGTGCATGAGTTGCTGCGCGCTGCCGACCGTGGCGTGCGCGTGCGCATTCTGCTCGACGACACCACCAGCGACGGCCTGGACACCATCATGGGCACCCTCGATGCCCACCCGAACATCCAGATCCGCGTGTTCAACCCGCTGCATCTGGGGCGCAGTACCGGCGTTACGCGCGCCCTGGGCCGGCTGTTCAACTTGTCGCGCCAGCACCGGCGCATGCACAACAAGCTGTTCCTGGTGGACAACAGCATGGCCATCGTCGGCGGGCGCAACCTTGGCGACGAGTATTTCGATGCCGAGCCCAACCTCAACTTCACCGACATCGACCTGCTGGGCGTGGGCCCGGTGGCCGAGCAGCTGGGGCACAGCTTCGACCAGTACTGGAACAGTGCCCTCAGCCGGCCGATCACCGACTTCCTCTGGCAGGCCCCGGATGCCAACGACCTGCGTGCCAGCCGCCATCGCCTGGAAGTGTCGTTGGCCGAAGCCAGAACCCAGCGCAAGGCCCTGTACGACCGCTTGATGGCCTACCAGTCGCAGCCGCGCCTGGCCGTGTGGCGCAACGAGCTGATCTGGGCTCACGCCCAGGCGCTATGGGATGCACCCAGCAAGGTGCTGGCCGAAGACGAACCGGACCCGCAATTACTGCTGAGCCAGCAACTGGCACCGGACCTGGCTAACGTGCACCATGAGTTGGTCCTGGCATCGGCCTACTTTGTGCCGCGCGAACCGGGGCTGCTGTACCTGACCGGCCGCGCCGACGCTGGCGTTTCGGTGAAGCTGCTGACCAACTCGCTGGAAGCCACCGACGTGCCGGCGGTGCATGGCGGCTATGCACCCTATCGTCGTGCCTTGCTTGAGCACGGGGTGCAACTTTACGAGCTTCGCCGCCAGCCAGGCGACCCCAGCGCAGGGCGATTGAGTTTCCGTGGCAGCTCGGATTCGAGCCTGCACACCAAAGCGATCGTGCTCGATCGGCGCAAGACCTTCATCGGCTCATTCAACTTCGACCCGCGCTCAGTGTTGTGGAACACCGAGGTTGGGGTACTGGTCGACAGCCCGGAGCTGGCCGAGTACACCCGCGAGCTGGCCCAGCAGGGTATGGCGCCCGCGCTGAGCTATCAGGTGAAACTGATAGGTAACAAACTGGTGTGGGCGACCGAGGACAATGGCCAACGGCACATACTGACGTCTGAGCCGGGTGGGATCTGGCGGCGGCTCAATGCCTGGATCAGCAAGGCGGTTGGCTTGGAGAAGATGCTGTAGCTGAGATTGCCGAGGGGCCTTGCAGCCCCAAAAACCATCAGGCAGAAACCGGCTCAAAGGCTCCGCGCCGTCGGGTCAATACCACCAACCCCGCAGCCCCGGCCGCCATCAGGAACAGCAACGCATGCCCGCTGATCCACTGGCTCCCCGCACCCGCCAACAACGGCCCGAGCAAACAGCCAATACCCCACAGCTGCGCTACGTGGGCATTGGCCCGCACCAGCTCATCATCGCGGTAGCGCTCACCGATCAGCACCAGCGACAAGGTAAACAAGCCACCGGCACTGGCGCCGAACAACACCCACAGTGGCCAGATAACCAGTGTGTGCAACAGCAGCGGGATCGCCAGGCTGGACACCAGCAGCGTCACCGCACAGCCAGTGAACAGGGTGCGTCGCGACATATGGTCGGCCAGCGCGCCGATGGGCAACTGCAGCACCGCATCACCCACCACCACGGTACTTACCATGAACAAGGCGATTTCGGTGGTGAAGCCCTGCTGCAGGCAATACACCGGCAGCAAAGTGAGGATCATCGCCTCGAACGAGGCGAACAGGGCAATGGCCCAGGCAATTACCGGCAAGCGTCGGCAGAAGCCGAACAGGTCGCCAAAGGTGACACTGCATGCCTCTGTGCTCGGTGCTCCACCACGCCCTAGCAGAACCAGCGGCGCGGCCAGCAGCAGGCCGGTCGCTGCCCAGAAGCCGAAGTCGTCATCAGAGCCGAGGAAGCCCAGCACCAACGGCCCGGCCAGTTGGCTCAGGGCGTAGCTGCTGCCATACAGCGCCACCAACCGGCCACGCCACTGTTCGACCACCAGTTGGTTGATCCAGCTTTCGCCGAGGATGAACACCACGGTCAGGGACATGCCGATCATCAGCCGCAGCAGCAGCCACAACGGGTAACTCGGCAGCAGCGCGAGCAGGCCAATCGACAGTGCCCCACCCCACAGGCACAGGCGCATCGCCGAAGGCACGCCAACCCAGCCTGCCAGGCGGCTGGCCAGGCTGGCCCCTGCCAGCACACCCAACGCCGGCATTGCCGCCATCACGCCGATGGCGAAGCTACCGTAGCCCCAGGCCTCCAGGCGCAGGGACACCAGCGGCATGCTCACGCCGAGCGCCAGCCCGACACTGAGCACCGATGCCAGTACGGCGAAGTAGGTACCCCAACGCATTGCAGCCTCCCAGCCAATGTTTCTAGAGGCCCATTCGCGGGCAAGCCCGCTCCCGCAACGGTCGCGAAGACCTGCCGGAGCGGGCTTGCCCGCGAAAAGGACCTACTGGATTACAGCTTGATCCAGGTCGCCTTCAGCTCAGTGTATTTCTCCAGCGCGTGCAGCGACTTGTCACGGCCGTTACCCGACTGTTTGAAGCCACCGAACGGCGCGGTCATGTCGCCACCATCGTACTGGTTGACCCAGACGCTGCCAGCACGCACGGCACGGGCGGTCTTGTGGGCTTTGGAAATATCCGAAGTCCAGATACCCGCCGCCAGGCCATACGGCGTGTCGTTGGCAATGGCCACGGCCTCTTCGGCGGTGTCGAAGGCAATCACCGACAGCACCGGGCCGAAGATTTCTTCCTGAGCAATGCGCATGGCGTTGGTCACGCCGTCGAAGATGGTCGGCTCAACGTAGGTGCCGCCGGTCTCTTCCAGGGTGCGCTTGCCGCCGGCCAGCAGCTTGGCACCATCCTTGTGGCCAGCCTCGATGTAAGACAGCACGGTGTTCATCTGCTGAGTATCGACCAGAGCACCGACAGTGGTCTGTGGATCCAGCGGGTTGCCTGGTTTCCAGCCTTTCAGGGCCTCTACCACCATCGGCAGGAACTTGTCCTTGATCGAACGCTCGACCAGCAGGCGGGAGCCTGCGGTGCACACTTCGCCCTGGTTGAAGGCGATGGCGCTGGCAGCAGCCTCGGCGGCAGCCTGCAGGTCCGGGGCGTCGGCAAAGACGATGTTCGGGCTCTTGCCGCCGGCTTCCAGCCAGATGCGCTTCATGTTCGACTCGCCCGCATAAAC from Pseudomonas putida encodes the following:
- a CDS encoding aminotransferase class I/II-fold pyridoxal phosphate-dependent enzyme codes for the protein MLYFRANCTGRYANAAQEYAVTLYLNLAEILGARIEQGLYRPGQRLPSVRALSEEHGVSLSTVQQAYRMLEDSGMVSPRPKSGYFVSDHRHLPALPAVSRPAQRPVDISQWEQVLELVRSTPRQDVVQLGRGMPDIDSPTLKPLLRSLAQLSRRQDMPGLYYDNIHGHLALREQVARLMLDSGCRLGPADLVITTGCHEALSCSIRAVCEPGDIVAVDSPSFHGAMQTLKGLGMKALEIPTDPVTGISLEALELALEQWPIKLIQITPSCNNPLGYIMPEARKKALLSLAQRYDVAILEDDVYGDLAYTYPRPRTLKSFDDDGRVLLCSSFSKTLAPGLRIGWVAPGRYLERVLHMKYISTGSTASQPQLAIADFIAGGYYQPHVRRMRSQYQRGRDLMSDWVTRYFPAGTRVSRPQGGFMLWVELPEHLDTLRLNRALLEQGVQVAVGSIFSASGKFRHCLRMNFAARPTPQIEASVRKVGEAALRLLDEESADA
- a CDS encoding MFS transporter produces the protein MRWGTYFAVLASVLSVGLALGVSMPLVSLRLEAWGYGSFAIGVMAAMPALGVLAGASLASRLAGWVGVPSAMRLCLWGGALSIGLLALLPSYPLWLLLRLMIGMSLTVVFILGESWINQLVVEQWRGRLVALYGSSYALSQLAGPLVLGFLGSDDDFGFWAATGLLLAAPLVLLGRGGAPSTEACSVTFGDLFGFCRRLPVIAWAIALFASFEAMILTLLPVYCLQQGFTTEIALFMVSTVVVGDAVLQLPIGALADHMSRRTLFTGCAVTLLVSSLAIPLLLHTLVIWPLWVLFGASAGGLFTLSLVLIGERYRDDELVRANAHVAQLWGIGCLLGPLLAGAGSQWISGHALLFLMAAGAAGLVVLTRRRGAFEPVSA
- a CDS encoding phospholipase D family protein, which translates into the protein MRLQRALPLLLVLLLGLAGCTSISAPRETSQALPANDSAFGRSVLRQAAPYGGRSGFRLLPNSNEAFRARAELIRNAQASIDLQYYIVHDGLSTRALVHELLRAADRGVRVRILLDDTTSDGLDTIMGTLDAHPNIQIRVFNPLHLGRSTGVTRALGRLFNLSRQHRRMHNKLFLVDNSMAIVGGRNLGDEYFDAEPNLNFTDIDLLGVGPVAEQLGHSFDQYWNSALSRPITDFLWQAPDANDLRASRHRLEVSLAEARTQRKALYDRLMAYQSQPRLAVWRNELIWAHAQALWDAPSKVLAEDEPDPQLLLSQQLAPDLANVHHELVLASAYFVPREPGLLYLTGRADAGVSVKLLTNSLEATDVPAVHGGYAPYRRALLEHGVQLYELRRQPGDPSAGRLSFRGSSDSSLHTKAIVLDRRKTFIGSFNFDPRSVLWNTEVGVLVDSPELAEYTRELAQQGMAPALSYQVKLIGNKLVWATEDNGQRHILTSEPGGIWRRLNAWISKAVGLEKML
- a CDS encoding DUF1127 domain-containing protein, which gives rise to MGGMSDVRLQLLAKELEAGQQAKVFNAPEGLGRWGLMLHRWHTRRALLQLTDDELRDVGLSSEQARIEGRKAFWKD